From the genome of Metallibacterium scheffleri:
GGGTGACCCAGGCTCTGACCAGCAACTTATGCCTGCGCACGGGCTGTGACCAGATGCAATCGCCGCGAAAATTGATCTGGATCAAATCCGACGCAGAATGCTGATCCGGCAACCCCGGCCGCGGCATGCATGCAGCGGTTCAGTCGGCCAGCGCGAAGGCCTGTTGTTGCTGCGCCAGCGCATCACCCAGAGCCGCGCGCAGCGCGGGATCCTGGCGATACACGTCGGGTACCAGACCGACCCGGCCATCGGGCGCTACAGCAACGGTCCAGTAAATCATGCGCAGTGGCACGGATGGGTTCAGCGGCACGTCGCGGGTCACGTCATAGCTGGCCGCGGTCTGCAGGCTTTCCGCATTCCAGCGCACGGGATCGCCGAGCAGCAGTTGCGCCAGTTCCATCGCGTTTTCCACGCGCACGCAGCCCGAGCTGAAGGCGCGTCGGGTCTGTGCGAACAAGGCCTTGTGCGGCGTGTCGTGCAAATACACCTCGTGGGTGTTGGCGAAGCGGAATGCGACCAGGCCCAGTGCACCGTCGGGGCCCGGATCCTGACGCAGGGTCAGCCCCGAGGGCGGTCGCGTCCAATCCCCGCCGCGTCAGACTAGTTGTCGCCTCCATAGAACCCCTACCCTGAAGGCGGCGATGGAGAACTGAAGTGGCTCGATACGGACAACGATTCAAGGAACGCGCGGTGGCCCGCTTGCTGCCGCCGGAGAGTGGTGCGCTGGAGGTGGTGGCGCGGGAAGTGGGCATTGGCGTGTGGACGTTGGCGCGCTGGCGCGAGGAGGTTCGGTGCCGGGTTGCCCCGGCACGATCCTGGACGGCGGACGCACGCCTTGATGCGGTGATCACGGCCGCGGCGCTGGACGCGGTGGGCAAGAGCGCGTGGTGTCGCGAGCACGGCGTGTTTCCGGCGGATCTGGATGCGTGGCGTGCGCGGGCCACGGCAGCGCTGGGGGCCTCCGAAGCGACCGCAGCCGGCACCCAAGGCAGCCCTCAGGACCGCCGGCGCATCAAGGAGCTCGAACGCAACCTGCTGCGCAAGGATCGCGCCCTGGCGGAGACCGCGGCGCTGCTGGTGCTGTCAAAAAAAGTTGCGGCGATCTTCAACAACGGCGAGGACGCATGATTGTCCTCGAAGATCGCCAAGCCTTGGCCCAACACATTGGCGTGGCGCATCGCGCCGGCGCGCGACTACAGCTTGCCTGCGAGACCGCCGGGATCGACCTGCGCACTCTGCAGCGCTGGAAGGCCCACGATGGCCTCGCCGAGGGCGATGGCCGGCCCCGGTCCATCCACCCGGCGCCCGGTCACGCCTTGAGCGAGATCGAGCGGGCGCAGCTGCTGCAGGTGGCCAACGCGCCGCGCTTCGCGGACGTGCCGCCGGCGCGCATCGTGCCCATGCTCGCCGACGAGGGCGTCTACCTCGCCAGCGAGTCGACCTTCAGCCGCGTGCTGCGCGCGCAGGGCCAGACCGCCCACCGTGGACGCGCCAAGGCACCCCGGGCGGTGCGCCCACCCACCACGCACCGCGCCACCGCACCGCGCCAGGTGTGGTGCTGGGACATGACCTATCTGCCCGCGCAGGTGCGCGGGCGCTGGTTCCACTTGTATCTGATCCTGGACCTGTACAGTCGCAAGATCGTCGGCGCCGAGGTGCACGACACCGATCACGCCGACCATGCCGCGCAGCTGGTGCACCGTACCGCGTTGGCCGAAGGGATCGCCTGCCTGGAGACCAAGCCGGTCCTGCACGGCGACAACGGCTCGACCCTCAAGGCCACCACGGTCCTGGCAATGCTCCACTGGCTGGGCGTGAAGCCCTCGTACTCGCGCCCGCGCGTGAGCGATGACAACGCCTATGCCGAGTCGCTGTTTCGTACCGCCAAGTACCGGCCCGAGTTTCCGGCCCAGGGCTTTGCCGACCTCGACGAGGCCCGCATCTGGGCGACCCGCTTCGTGCACTGGTACAACGTCGATCATCGCCACAGCGGCATTCGCTACGTCGCACCCGCTCAGCGCCACGCCGGAGACGATCACGCGCTCCTGGCGGCGCGCCATGCGCTCTACACCCAGGCGCGCGAACGCCATCCCTCACGATGGTCCGGCCGCACCCGCAACTGGACGCCGATCGGCGCCGTCACACTCAACCCGGAACGCGACGCAGTCGCCACCACGCAAGGGGATGCCGATACACAGCCGTTGGCTGCCTGACCGAGGCGACAACTACCTTGACGCGCGCCGAATCGATTGCGTTGTCCGGCACGATTTGCCCTTGACGATCGAACACGCGCAAATGATTGCGTGCGAGATAATCGGGATCGCGGCGCAGCTTGGCGAGCATGTCCTCGCGCAGGATCGTCGGCGGTACCACCCATGAGGGGTCGATGGTCAGCCGCGTGATGGCCGAGCGCAGCACTGGCGTGGGCCGCCGCGGCTGGCCCACTTGCACACGCGTGGA
Proteins encoded in this window:
- a CDS encoding L,D-transpeptidase family protein, translating into MTLRQDPGPDGALGLVAFRFANTHEVYLHDTPHKALFAQTRRAFSSGCVRVENAMELAQLLLGDPVRWNAESLQTAASYDVTRDVPLNPSVPLRMIYWTVAVAPDGRVGLVPDVYRQDPALRAALGDALAQQQQAFALAD